The following DNA comes from Rhipicephalus microplus isolate Deutch F79 chromosome 6, USDA_Rmic, whole genome shotgun sequence.
aaacaccatgttcgtacttgcctcgactgccagcgacggaagtcaccaccgactaagcCAGCTGGCCTCCTgaagcccgtgcaggtcccaagaacaccattcgaccagattggcatggatattttgggcccacttcctacttctactgctgggaaccgctgggttattgtcgcgactgattaccttacccgttatgctgaaacaaaggctatccagagaggtacagcagcggaggtggcacaatttttcatcgagaacgttgtcctgcggcatggtgcaccaagcgtcgtaatcacagacagaggaaccgcatttacggcagctcttttggaacaagtcctcatgctgagtggaacaacccatcgcaagaccaccgcctaccacccgcaaacgaacgggcttacagagcgtctgaacaaaacaattgaaggcatgctttcaatgtacgtagacgtcgaacacaaaaactgggacgaaatcttgccatatgtcacgtttgcatacaacactgccaagcaagaaacaacccagatgaccccgttcagcctaattcacggaagggaagtgcgaaccatgttagatgcgatgctagcgcacgaatgcgacgacatcgaaccagacgccgagatgtttacagaacgagcggaagaagcaaggcaactagcacgcctgcgaatccagcaacaacaagagtacgactcgagccgctacaattctcgccgcagaacagtcgtttaccagaccggcgacagagtatgggtttggacgcccatacggaaacgaggactctctgaaaagctcctaaggagatactttggcccatatctagtactgcgacgactgagtgatgttacgtacgaggtcgtccccgacagttcatatagtacgaggcttcgccagcaccgtcctgaactagttcacgttgtgtgcatgaagccttatgaaaggtagtgactgcgcaagacacttcttaaagaacagacaaaaaaaaaactgcactactggtttagcatcggggcgatgctcattaagaggggggggggggggggggcaaatgacgcgtgtgtactggtggaccaaaacaacaataaggggatttggcggacaccaggtagtggagctctggctgattgaagataaagaaggcgatcttgctgttcggctgctgagagtcgctgtgtgaaCGTTTatacgtttatctgcctttggttcgcgctgcaccgcgacaatattcaagagatgagtgagggcctggtgatcggtgagcaaagtgaacttcgtaccttccaaaTACGTACGGAAGTACTCAATGGCCTTCAGAATGGCCACGGCTTTCTTTTCCGTACTAGTGTAGTTAGTTTCAGATGGTTTAAACGTGTAACTGTAGTAACACGTTATGTAGTAACTGTGGGCAAGGTGAACCTGGCTGAAGCATGTCGCTCACCAAGCCGTTCTGCTTTTTGCAGTGCCTGCTTCACTGGGTCACTGGGCAGTCAGTTCTTCGCCGACCCCATGGTGAAATACCGGCATCTTTTCATCAGATGAAGGACCATTTTGAGGAACCAACATGGAACAATGTTAATCCAACAGAAATTGCCACCCATCTCAAGGAAGCTACAACACCACCTGGATACGTGAAGTCATCTAGCGTCACCCGCATTAAAGAATTAGGTCATCAGTTTATCTTTAGTGGGCGCGGTGGGCCTGGCCGGAGCATGTCGCTCACCAAGTAGTTCTTCTGCTTTTTGCAGTGCTTGCTTTTCTGGGTCACTGGGCCGTCAGCTCTTCGCTGACCTCAAGGTGAAATACCGGCATTCCTTCTTCAGCTGAAGGACCATTTTGAGGAACTGACAAGGAACAATGTTAATCCAACGGAAATCGCCACCCATCTCAAGGAAGCTACAATGCCCCCTGGATACGTGACGTCATTTAGCGTCACCCGCATAAAAAAATCAGTTCATCAGTTTGTCTTCAGTGGGCACAGTGGGCCTGGCTGAAGCATGTCGCTCACCAAGCCGTTCTGCTTTTTGCAGGTTTGTTCTAGCTCTTCTACGTTTACTAGCGACTGTCATTTCTTGCTAGTTCTGCCGTGCCCACGAAATTTGTTATAAAAGTGTGAAATTTGTTATGAGTGTTTTTGTGCACTAAAACTGTTACTTAGTGGTGATGTTGAAGAAAATCCGGGACCCACTAATGCTGAATTATTGCACAAATTCTTGAATATCAGAATCTGCTACAAAATGAATTAGCTGActtcaaaaataaaacaaaaaatatgatAGCCGAGATGAGAGAGTTGTTTAAGCAGCTTCAGGTGCAGGTCTCTGATCTGAAATCTAATACGGCTGGCTTAGGCTGTCTTGAAAACTCGGTAAAAACGTTTCAGGAGTCTGTGAAAAAACACGCTAGCAAACTCATCGGTATCGAAGACAGAAATAGGCGCTCGAACGTAGTTATTCATGGTATCCTTGAAGAACCAAACGAGACAGAAACTGATCTGAAGCGCAAAGTTATTACTGAAACACTCTAAAATAGGCTAGGTGTTAAGTGCATCTCTACTGGCCATATTCACAGACTTGGAAGGACTGGATCTAAAAGACCAGTAATAATGTTTCTACAGGATTATAACGAGAAAGTAACGATTTTTAAGAATGTTTCAAAGCTGAAGGGATCAAGCATTTTTGTTCAGAGTGACTATTCCCAAGTCACATTGAAGAAGTGTAAGCTATTATGGGGAAGTGCAAAGCATGACAAGTCGCTCAGAAAGAAAGTTGCACTTCAGCACAATAAGCTGCGGATTGATAATGATGTATTCATCTGGAATGAAACAACAAACCACCATGAGATAACTTCTGGTTTTTGTGCCAATGTACATTTTACTTGACAAGTCAAGGAAAGGCTTGTTAGAATACTGAACATTAACACACACATTATAGTGAATAAAACTAATCAATTAGAATCGGTTCTTTTGTTGCTTTATCTACATGTTATTGTTTTAACGGAAACATGGCTACACGATGAAGTTAGTGACAAAGACTTAATCCCACCTGGCTACAAAATAATTCGAAGAGATGGATTTTTGCGAAGTCGTCTGTTCAGGTAATTCCGTTGATCCAATCGAAGGACTCTGAAAGCCTCTGCATTAAATTAAACATTTATGGTCATGTCTTTGTTTTATGTGCCGTTTACAGGCCACCTGACTCAGCCCCTGATTACTTATTAAAGTTAGTGACCACATTTCACAATTCAATTAAAGTATACTTCTGGTGGTTGGTGATTTCAACCTACCATGCATTGACTGCGATCATATCAAACCGGGTGCCGGTTCTGTACGTGACGCAAACGTTCTTTTTGATTCGTTGCTTGAACACAATCTTGTACAAGTAGTTCGCGAGCCTACTTGACATGGAACCAGTTTCGACTCGCTCCTTCATCTCGCCTTTCTTGATCATTCCTTTTCTAATTACCATGTGTCTGTCGAGCCTGGCCTATCTGACCATGATATTGTTGCTGTATACGTTTCGTTGAATGTTAAACGTACGCCTGACACGCATGCACCTATGATTGTGAATTATTTTGCACGGGCTGACGATATCAGTGTAATAGAATAGCTTGAATCTTGCTTTTGTGAATTTCGCGCGAGTGACATCCTTGAGCTTCGAACTAAGTTTAAAGCCATGTGCTTATTCTGCATAGATCAGTTTATACCGAACTGGCGTGTAAAACCAACTAAACACACACCTTGGATGAACAGGCGTACCATTCAGTTAAAACGTAAAGCCAAAAGATTTCGAAAAAAAGGAGCTACTGCCGTTAATTTAACCACTGTTCGTACAGCTCTGTCGGAATCTATCGCAGAAACAAAGAAGTTTTATTTCAGCAACACTTTACCTAACTTTATAAGGGAAGATCCACAAAAGTTTAGGAACTTTATTAGGGACCAAAACAAATCGATAACGAGCATTACCCATGACGGCACTGTAATAACTGACCCCAAAAGCATTGCTGACCTTTTAAATGCCCACTTTCACAGTGTCTTCTCCTCGCCTACTCAGCCTTATTTTCAAATTTCACAGTCCTCCTTTTCGGATATCAATATTTTTCAACAAGGTGTGCTTAACAT
Coding sequences within:
- the LOC119167711 gene encoding uncharacterized protein LOC119167711 isoform X1; the encoded protein is MPLDMTALPAVSTFSCERICSWQRWKHSDSEALQKHTHHSTTLGSGADMAAGNLRQVFIQCLLHWVTGQSVLRRPHGEIPASFHQMKDHFEEPTWNNVNPTEIATHLKEATTPPGYVKSSSVTRIKELVLAFLGHWAVSSSLTSR
- the LOC119167711 gene encoding uncharacterized protein LOC119167711 isoform X2 gives rise to the protein MAAGNLRQVFIQCLLHWVTGQSVLRRPHGEIPASFHQMKDHFEEPTWNNVNPTEIATHLKEATTPPGYVKSSSVTRIKELGHQFIFSGRGGPGRSMSLTK